One Clostridium sp. CM027 genomic window carries:
- a CDS encoding DMT family transporter has translation MRKGYVYIILTALLYSTQEIANKMLVKNGMDSFQITFLIFTIGAILLTPFAIKDIKAKKLKLGINDVGYFALNGALCIPISMALLSFAGKYTLASTSAVIFSSNAIFTVPFAYLILKEKINKATLISLLVGILGVIIIFNPSKMVAGMNGESSNLLGITLALGAAIAWSLFTVISKIRINQYGGYVFNCIAFYIGAFFVLIILLATGRPIFKGIDGNAGLVLVYMGLFIKALGYVFYLGAIRLTSAVTASLVFLIKPALATMLAVMILGEKLELNIVIGIGFIIVSSYIAFKSKRASEISQVVTN, from the coding sequence ATGAGGAAAGGTTATGTGTATATTATTCTAACTGCTCTACTATACAGCACTCAGGAAATTGCAAATAAAATGCTAGTAAAAAATGGAATGGATTCATTTCAAATTACATTTCTAATATTCACAATCGGCGCAATACTATTAACTCCATTTGCAATAAAAGATATTAAAGCTAAGAAGTTAAAGCTTGGTATAAATGATGTTGGCTACTTTGCATTAAATGGTGCACTATGTATACCCATCTCAATGGCGCTGTTATCATTTGCAGGTAAATATACTCTAGCTTCAACTTCAGCGGTTATATTTAGTTCAAATGCGATATTTACAGTACCCTTTGCTTATTTAATTTTAAAAGAAAAGATTAATAAAGCAACATTAATATCTCTTTTGGTAGGTATTTTAGGTGTTATTATAATTTTCAATCCATCAAAAATGGTAGCAGGAATGAATGGTGAATCTTCTAATTTGTTAGGAATAACACTTGCATTAGGTGCAGCTATAGCCTGGTCGCTATTTACAGTAATTAGCAAAATTAGAATAAATCAATACGGTGGTTATGTATTTAACTGTATAGCATTCTATATTGGAGCATTCTTTGTATTAATAATACTTTTAGCTACAGGAAGACCTATATTCAAAGGAATTGATGGTAATGCAGGTTTAGTACTCGTGTACATGGGCCTATTTATAAAGGCACTTGGATATGTATTCTACCTTGGAGCAATAAGGTTAACATCAGCAGTTACAGCATCCTTAGTATTTTTAATAAAGCCTGCTTTAGCTACTATGCTTGCTGTAATGATACTTGGAGAGAAGCTTGAATTAAATATAGTTATAGGAATTGGATTTATTATTGTGAGCTCGTATATTGCATTTAAATCTAAGCGAGCTTCAGAGATTTCTCAAGTAGTTACTAACTAA
- a CDS encoding acetyl-CoA hydrolase/transferase family protein codes for MKKVVSAQEAAGLIKDGMVVGVSGFTPSGYPKDVPLALAQRVKSTGEKMKLTLYTGASVGAEIDGAWAEAGIISKRMPYQTNSNLRNCINKGLTEYIDMNLSCMPQFVNYGFLPKVNVAIIEALAITEEGNIIPTTAVGNAATYVENADMVIIEVNENQPLSLEGIADIYTLENPPFRKPIPITHPGDRIGTTYIPCKLEKIAAVVMTNTSDKTRALKPIDETSKAISKNLINFLENEVKEGRLPENLLPLQSGVGNVANAVLAGLCETNLKKLTCYTEVIQDSMLDLIRCGKAEMVSATALSPSPTGMEAFRRDVGSLKDKIVLRPQEISNNPEVIRRLGVIAMNTALEVDIYGNVNSTHVMGTKMMNGIGGSGDFAGNASLTIFTTESIAKGGDISSIVPIVSHVDHTEHNVMVIVTEQGTADLRGKSPKERAVAIINNCAHPDYRPQLLEYLEKAECCAGKHTPHVLCDALSWHVRFMETGTMKMNKEL; via the coding sequence ATGAAAAAAGTAGTTTCTGCGCAGGAAGCAGCGGGTCTAATAAAAGATGGAATGGTAGTTGGAGTAAGTGGGTTTACTCCATCAGGTTATCCTAAGGATGTTCCTTTAGCTCTTGCGCAAAGAGTTAAAAGTACTGGCGAAAAAATGAAACTCACATTGTATACAGGTGCGTCTGTTGGTGCAGAAATAGATGGAGCTTGGGCTGAGGCGGGTATAATTTCAAAAAGAATGCCCTATCAAACTAACAGCAATTTAAGAAACTGCATTAATAAAGGGCTTACAGAGTATATTGATATGAATTTAAGCTGTATGCCTCAATTTGTAAATTATGGATTTTTACCTAAAGTTAATGTTGCAATTATAGAAGCTTTGGCAATTACGGAAGAAGGCAACATAATCCCTACAACAGCAGTGGGGAATGCAGCTACTTATGTGGAAAATGCAGATATGGTTATTATTGAAGTTAATGAAAATCAGCCATTGTCATTAGAAGGTATTGCAGATATTTATACGTTAGAAAATCCTCCCTTCAGGAAGCCAATTCCAATAACACATCCGGGAGATAGGATTGGAACAACTTATATACCTTGTAAACTTGAAAAAATTGCTGCAGTTGTGATGACAAATACATCTGATAAAACAAGAGCGTTAAAACCTATTGATGAAACTTCTAAAGCAATTTCAAAAAACTTAATAAATTTTCTTGAAAATGAAGTTAAAGAAGGAAGGCTCCCAGAAAATTTATTACCTTTGCAATCAGGAGTTGGGAATGTAGCGAATGCAGTGCTTGCAGGACTTTGTGAAACTAATTTGAAAAAGCTTACCTGCTATACAGAGGTAATACAGGATTCTATGCTTGATCTTATAAGATGTGGCAAAGCAGAAATGGTTTCAGCTACAGCATTAAGCCCTTCACCAACTGGAATGGAAGCTTTTAGACGTGACGTTGGCAGTTTAAAAGATAAAATTGTATTGAGGCCTCAGGAAATAAGTAATAATCCAGAAGTTATTCGAAGGCTTGGAGTTATTGCTATGAATACAGCTTTAGAGGTTGATATATATGGTAATGTTAATTCAACTCATGTTATGGGTACAAAGATGATGAATGGAATAGGTGGCTCTGGAGATTTTGCAGGAAATGCTTCTTTAACCATATTTACAACAGAATCTATAGCCAAGGGTGGAGATATATCTTCAATAGTTCCAATAGTTTCGCATGTAGATCATACAGAACACAATGTTATGGTAATTGTTACTGAACAAGGCACCGCAGATTTAAGAGGTAAGAGCCCAAAGGAAAGGGCAGTTGCGATTATTAATAATTGTGCTCATCCGGACTATAGGCCACAACTTTTGGAATACTTGGAGAAAGCAGAATGTTGTGCTGGAAAGCATACCCCTCATGTGTTATGCGATGCGCTATCCTGGCATGTAAGGTTTATGGAAACAGGTACAATGAAGATGAATAAAGAATTATAA
- a CDS encoding 4-hydroxyphenylacetate 3-hydroxylase family protein, translating into MGLMTGEQYVESLRELNLKVYMFGEKVENVVDNPIIRPSMNSVKMTYDLAQMPEYEDLLTSTSIITGEKINRFANIHQSTEDLVKKVKMQRLCGQKTASCFQRCVGMDAFNSEYSTTYEIDKACGTEYHERFKKFLKYIHENDLIVDGAMTDPKGDRGLSISKQEDPDMYLRVVERRPDGIVVRGAKAHQTGICNSHEVLVMPTIAMRPEDKDYAVSFSVPTNTEGIIMILGRQSCDTRKSEEGADIDVGNYNYGGVEALTIFDDVFVPNERIFLNGETEFAGMLVERFAGYHRQSYGGCKVGVGDVLIGATALAADYNGTNRVSHIKDKLIEMTHLNETLYACGIACSAEGHKTESGNYIIDLLLANVCKQNVTRFPYEIVRLAEDIAGGLMVTMPADKDFKDPITGPYLEKYLKGVASVSTENRMRILRLIENLALGTAAVGYRTESMHGAGSPQAQRIMIARQSNLAHKKALAKVIARIKE; encoded by the coding sequence ATGGGATTAATGACTGGCGAACAATACGTAGAAAGTCTTAGAGAATTGAATTTAAAAGTTTATATGTTTGGAGAAAAAGTAGAAAATGTAGTAGATAACCCTATAATTAGGCCTTCAATGAATTCAGTTAAAATGACTTATGATTTGGCACAAATGCCTGAATATGAAGATTTATTGACATCTACTTCAATAATTACAGGTGAAAAAATTAACAGATTTGCTAATATACATCAAAGCACAGAGGATCTAGTTAAAAAAGTTAAAATGCAAAGATTATGTGGACAAAAAACCGCTTCATGCTTCCAAAGATGTGTTGGCATGGATGCATTTAACTCTGAATATAGTACTACTTATGAAATAGATAAAGCTTGTGGAACGGAGTATCATGAAAGATTTAAAAAGTTTTTAAAATATATTCACGAAAATGATTTAATAGTAGATGGAGCAATGACAGATCCAAAAGGAGATAGAGGTCTATCAATATCAAAACAAGAAGATCCAGATATGTATCTTAGGGTAGTTGAAAGAAGACCTGATGGTATTGTAGTCAGAGGGGCAAAGGCTCATCAAACTGGTATATGTAATTCTCACGAAGTTTTAGTTATGCCAACTATTGCTATGAGACCAGAGGATAAGGACTATGCAGTATCATTTTCAGTGCCAACAAACACAGAAGGCATTATTATGATTCTTGGACGTCAATCCTGCGATACAAGAAAAAGTGAAGAAGGCGCAGATATCGATGTTGGAAATTATAATTATGGTGGAGTAGAAGCTTTAACTATCTTTGATGATGTATTCGTACCAAATGAACGAATATTCTTAAATGGAGAAACAGAATTTGCAGGTATGCTTGTTGAAAGATTTGCAGGATACCATAGACAAAGTTATGGCGGATGTAAAGTTGGCGTAGGTGATGTGCTTATTGGCGCTACGGCACTTGCAGCAGATTATAATGGAACTAATAGAGTATCACATATTAAAGATAAATTAATAGAAATGACTCACCTAAATGAAACACTATACGCTTGTGGAATTGCATGTTCTGCAGAAGGTCATAAAACTGAATCAGGTAATTATATAATAGATTTGTTACTTGCTAATGTATGTAAGCAAAATGTTACAAGATTCCCATATGAAATAGTAAGACTTGCTGAAGATATCGCTGGAGGATTAATGGTAACTATGCCTGCAGATAAAGATTTTAAAGATCCAATAACCGGACCTTATCTTGAAAAATATTTAAAAGGTGTTGCATCTGTTTCAACTGAAAATAGAATGAGAATATTAAGATTAATAGAAAACTTAGCACTTGGAACCGCGGCAGTTGGTTACAGAACAGAATCAATGCATGGTGCAGGTTCACCACAGGCTCAAAGAATAATGATAGCAAGGCAAAGCAATTTAGCCCATAAAAAGGCCTTAGCAAAAGTGATAGCTAGAATAAAAGAATAA
- a CDS encoding acetyl-CoA hydrolase/transferase family protein, whose protein sequence is MNLEEIYKSKVITAEQAAGKIKSGNRVVTGHACGEPTDVISAMVANSKAYENVEIVHMVAMSKSEYAKPGMEKHFRHNSLFVGGTTRESVSSGRADFTPCFFSKVPDLFKNGYLPIDVAIVQVSAPDEHGCCSFGVSIDYTKTATECAKMVIAEVNNKMPRTMGDSFIHISDIDYIVEVSHQIIELNPPKIGDVEKAIGEYCASLVEDGSTLQLGIGAIPDAVLLFLKDKKDLGIHSEMISDGVVELVETGVVTNQAKTIHPGKIVVTFLMGTKRLYDFVDNNPMVEMYSVDYVNDPVIISKNNKMVCINSAIQVDLMGQVNAETIGLTQFSGTGGQVDFIRGAAMAKDGKSIIAMPSTASKGKISRIKPMLDEGAAVTTLRNEVQYVVTEYGIAELKGKTLRDRARSLINISHPDFRPSLMQEWEKRFKAKFQN, encoded by the coding sequence ATGAACTTAGAAGAAATTTATAAATCAAAGGTTATTACGGCGGAGCAAGCAGCAGGGAAAATAAAGTCAGGAAATAGGGTAGTTACAGGACATGCTTGCGGAGAGCCAACAGATGTTATATCTGCAATGGTAGCTAATAGTAAGGCTTATGAAAATGTTGAAATCGTACATATGGTGGCAATGAGTAAAAGTGAATATGCAAAGCCAGGCATGGAAAAACACTTTAGACATAACTCATTATTTGTAGGGGGAACTACAAGGGAGTCAGTAAGCTCAGGAAGAGCAGATTTTACACCATGTTTTTTTTCTAAGGTACCTGATCTATTTAAAAATGGTTATCTACCAATAGATGTGGCAATTGTTCAAGTTTCAGCACCAGATGAGCACGGTTGTTGTAGTTTCGGTGTATCTATTGATTATACAAAGACTGCAACGGAATGTGCAAAAATGGTAATTGCAGAAGTAAATAATAAAATGCCAAGAACTATGGGAGACTCTTTTATACATATTTCTGATATTGATTATATTGTAGAAGTAAGTCATCAAATAATAGAGCTTAATCCTCCTAAAATTGGAGATGTTGAGAAAGCTATTGGAGAGTATTGTGCTTCTTTAGTTGAGGATGGTTCCACACTTCAACTTGGAATAGGAGCTATTCCAGATGCAGTACTTTTATTTTTAAAGGACAAAAAAGACTTAGGCATACATTCGGAAATGATTTCAGACGGAGTAGTTGAACTTGTTGAAACAGGAGTTGTAACAAATCAGGCTAAGACAATTCATCCAGGGAAAATAGTAGTAACTTTCCTTATGGGAACCAAAAGACTTTATGACTTTGTTGATAATAATCCAATGGTTGAAATGTATTCTGTAGATTATGTAAATGATCCGGTTATAATTTCGAAAAATAATAAAATGGTTTGTATAAATTCTGCTATTCAAGTAGATCTTATGGGACAGGTCAATGCAGAAACTATAGGTTTAACTCAGTTTAGTGGAACTGGTGGACAAGTTGATTTTATTAGAGGTGCAGCTATGGCAAAGGATGGAAAATCTATTATTGCCATGCCGTCTACAGCAAGCAAAGGAAAGATTTCCAGAATTAAACCAATGCTTGATGAAGGAGCAGCGGTTACAACTTTGAGAAACGAAGTGCAATACGTAGTTACTGAGTATGGTATTGCAGAGCTAAAAGGTAAAACATTAAGAGATAGAGCAAGGTCTCTCATAAATATTTCTCATCCAGACTTTAGACCTTCACTTATGCAAGAATGGGAAAAGAGATTTAAAGCCAAATTCCAAAATTAA
- a CDS encoding NifU family protein, with product MFAEIEKILEMNVRPKLKDHYGNIELVSYDDGIVEVKLLGQCKGCLSAKFTIEDVVEVALKEAIPSIKKVILKNEVSEELLEQARKFLSKGNRGN from the coding sequence ATGTTTGCTGAAATTGAAAAAATCCTTGAGATGAATGTCAGACCAAAGCTAAAAGATCACTATGGAAATATTGAACTTGTTAGCTACGACGATGGAATAGTTGAGGTTAAGCTTTTGGGGCAATGTAAGGGATGTTTATCTGCAAAATTTACCATTGAAGATGTGGTTGAAGTTGCACTTAAAGAAGCAATTCCTAGCATTAAAAAGGTAATACTTAAAAATGAAGTAAGCGAAGAGTTATTAGAACAAGCTAGAAAATTTTTAAGTAAGGGTAATAGAGGGAATTAA